The following proteins are co-located in the Anomalospiza imberbis isolate Cuckoo-Finch-1a 21T00152 chromosome 1, ASM3175350v1, whole genome shotgun sequence genome:
- the PDCD6 gene encoding programmed cell death protein 6 isoform X1: MAAGYQHRPNGSGGAPLPDPSFLWNVFQRVDKDRSGIISDNELQQALSNGTWTPFNPATVRSILGMFDRENKGGVNFNEFTGVWKYITDWQNVFRTYDRDNSGMIDKNELKQALTGFGYRLSDQFYDILIRKFDRQGKGQVAFDDFIQCCVVLQRLTDVFRRYDTDQDGWIQVSYEQYLSMVFSIV; this comes from the exons ATGGCGGCGGGGTACCAGCACCGGCCCAACGGCAGCGGCGGCGCCCCCCTGCCCGACCCCTCCTTCCTGTGGAACGTCTTCCAGAG aGTTGATAAAGACAGGAGTGGAATAATATCTGATAATGAACTTCAGCAGGCATTATCCAATG GCACGTGGACTCCATTTAATCCAGCAACAGTCAGGTCAATTCTTG GCATGTTtgacagagaaaacaaaggaggTGTGAACTTCAATGAATTCACAGGAGTCTGGAAATACATCACAGACTGGCAGAATGTCTTTAGAACGTATGACAGAGACAATTCTGGAATGATTGACAAAAATGAACTAAAGCAAGCACTAACAGGTTTTG GTTACCGACTGTCTGATCAATTCTATGATATCCTTATTCGGAAATTTGACAGACAAGGAAAAGGACAAGTTGCTTTTGATGATTTTATTCAGTGCTGTGTTGTTTTACAG AGGCTGACTGATGTGTTCCGACGATACGACACTGATCAGGATGGCTGGATTCAGGTGTCCTATGAGCAGTATCTTTCCATGGTCTTCAGCATCGTATGA
- the PDCD6 gene encoding programmed cell death protein 6 isoform X2, which yields MAAGYQHRPNGSGGAPLPDPSFLWNVFQRVDKDRSGIISDNELQQALSNGTWTPFNPATVRSILGMFDRENKGGVNFNEFTGVWKYITDWQNVFRTYDRDNSGMIDKNELKQALTGYRLSDQFYDILIRKFDRQGKGQVAFDDFIQCCVVLQRLTDVFRRYDTDQDGWIQVSYEQYLSMVFSIV from the exons ATGGCGGCGGGGTACCAGCACCGGCCCAACGGCAGCGGCGGCGCCCCCCTGCCCGACCCCTCCTTCCTGTGGAACGTCTTCCAGAG aGTTGATAAAGACAGGAGTGGAATAATATCTGATAATGAACTTCAGCAGGCATTATCCAATG GCACGTGGACTCCATTTAATCCAGCAACAGTCAGGTCAATTCTTG GCATGTTtgacagagaaaacaaaggaggTGTGAACTTCAATGAATTCACAGGAGTCTGGAAATACATCACAGACTGGCAGAATGTCTTTAGAACGTATGACAGAGACAATTCTGGAATGATTGACAAAAATGAACTAAAGCAAGCACTAACAG GTTACCGACTGTCTGATCAATTCTATGATATCCTTATTCGGAAATTTGACAGACAAGGAAAAGGACAAGTTGCTTTTGATGATTTTATTCAGTGCTGTGTTGTTTTACAG AGGCTGACTGATGTGTTCCGACGATACGACACTGATCAGGATGGCTGGATTCAGGTGTCCTATGAGCAGTATCTTTCCATGGTCTTCAGCATCGTATGA
- the PDCD6 gene encoding programmed cell death protein 6 isoform X3 → MFDRENKGGVNFNEFTGVWKYITDWQNVFRTYDRDNSGMIDKNELKQALTGFGYRLSDQFYDILIRKFDRQGKGQVAFDDFIQCCVVLQRLTDVFRRYDTDQDGWIQVSYEQYLSMVFSIV, encoded by the exons ATGTTtgacagagaaaacaaaggaggTGTGAACTTCAATGAATTCACAGGAGTCTGGAAATACATCACAGACTGGCAGAATGTCTTTAGAACGTATGACAGAGACAATTCTGGAATGATTGACAAAAATGAACTAAAGCAAGCACTAACAGGTTTTG GTTACCGACTGTCTGATCAATTCTATGATATCCTTATTCGGAAATTTGACAGACAAGGAAAAGGACAAGTTGCTTTTGATGATTTTATTCAGTGCTGTGTTGTTTTACAG AGGCTGACTGATGTGTTCCGACGATACGACACTGATCAGGATGGCTGGATTCAGGTGTCCTATGAGCAGTATCTTTCCATGGTCTTCAGCATCGTATGA